GGTGGACCTTCCCGCAGGTGCCGCACACCGTTTTTTTCCCCGGCGTTTCAGCCGGAGCGCCACTGCCCGGGGATCACCGAATACTCCCTGCAGTTGTACCGGGCGTAAGCCGGGGAAACGGTAGACGTCTTCCAATCGTTGGAACTTCTTCATACCGGAAGTTTACCATATTTTTACCGGGGTTGCTATCAAAGAACTCGTTTACTGCCAACTACTTCAGCTCGCCACCAAGTTCGATTTTACCCACACTCATTGGAGAAAAGCCCAAAAGATTGAGGAACTATGATTAAAACCGAAAGCATCAGCAAAACCTTCTGGGATCAAAAAGGTGGGGAGATTAAGGCGGTATTGCCGATATCTTTGGAAGTCCACCCGGGTGAGGTTTTCGGGCTTCTGGGCCCCAACGGCGCCGGGAAAACTACATTTTTAAGAATGCTGGCTACGGTAATTTCACCTACCGCCGGAACGGCCGCCATCAACGGATTTGACCTGTTGACCCAGCCCGACGATATCAAGAAATCCATCGGATTCCTCTCGGGCAACACTAAGTTATATGGCCGGCTTTCGCCCCGAGAATTATTGGATTATTTCGGTCAACTTTACGATATGATTCCCCGCCAGATTAAACTCCGCTGTCAGGAAATATACAACCTTTTGGATATGAACGATTTTGCCGATCAGCGGATAGAAAGCCTTTCCACCGGGCAGACCCAGAAGACATCGATCGCCCGCTGCATTCTGCACGATCCGCCGGTCTACATCCTGGATGAGCCAACTTTGGGATTGGACATTCTAACCAGCCGTACTATCATTCGGTTTATTCGGGACTCGACCAAAACCGGTAAAACAGTGATCTTCTCCACCCATTACATG
This DNA window, taken from candidate division TA06 bacterium, encodes the following:
- a CDS encoding ATP-binding cassette domain-containing protein, with the protein product MIKTESISKTFWDQKGGEIKAVLPISLEVHPGEVFGLLGPNGAGKTTFLRMLATVISPTAGTAAINGFDLLTQPDDIKKSIGFLSGNTKLYGRLSPRELLDYFGQLYDMIPRQIKLRCQEIYNLLDMNDFADQRIESLSTGQTQKTSIARCILHDPPVYILDEPTLGLDILTSRTIIRFIRDSTKTGKTVIFSTHYMEEAELLCHRIGLINQGKILDIDNLKGYQQKSGKSHLADIFLDYVSNARGIKL